A region of Arvicanthis niloticus isolate mArvNil1 chromosome 18, mArvNil1.pat.X, whole genome shotgun sequence DNA encodes the following proteins:
- the Zfpm1 gene encoding zinc finger protein ZFPM1 isoform X3: MSRRKQSNPRQIKRSLRDMEVGEEAKAMDISPMEQEATAPEAPAIEEPPSPPREEELELALQDGQRCVRARLSLPEGLSWGPFCGNIQTGALSPGREEPGPAVTLMVDDNCWLRMLPQALTEEEANSEIYRKDGALWCRVTKVVPSGGLLHVLLVTEPHDAPKHPVQEPAEEPGGSALVHTDIQLLPQQAGMASILATAVINKDVFPCKDCGIWYRSERNLQAHLLYYCASRQRAGSPVSATEEKPKETYPNERVCPFPQCRKSCPSASSLEIHMRSHSGERPFVCLICLSAFTTKANCERHLKVHTDTLSGVCHNCGFISTTRDILYSHLVTNHMVCQPGSKGEIYSPGAGHPAAKLPPDGLAGFQQPSLMHSPLVPADKATTPSSGLDSKALAEVTNGETRVPPQNGGSSESPAAPRTIKVEAAEEPEAARASGPGEPGPQAPSRTPSPHSPNPVRVKTELSSPTPGSSPGPGELTVAGTLFLPQYVFGPDAGTATVPAAPQASEILAKMSELVHNRLQQGAGSSGAAGTPTGVFPGTKGATCFECEITFNNINNFYVHKRLYCSGRRAPEDPPAVRRPKPATGPARAPAGAAAEPDPPRTSPGPGAREEEASGATTPETEAAGRGSEGSQSPGSSVDDAEDDPSRTLCEACNIRFSRHETYTVHKRYYCASRHDPPPRRPPAPTPAPGPAAPALTAPPVRTRRRRKLYELPAAGAPPPAAGPAPVPVVPSPTAELPSSPRPASASAGPAPTLSPDPVPDGPIDLSKRPRRQTPDAPTALPALADYHECTACRVSFHSLEAYLAHKKYSCPAAPLRTAALCPYCPPNGRVRGDLVEHLRQAHGLQVAKPAAGPGAEPRTPAERAPRDSPDGHAPRSPSPAPENTPSDPADQGARTPSKGPPAPAPAPAAGGGHRYCRLCNIRFSSLSTFIAHKKYYCSSHAAEHVK; the protein is encoded by the exons AGGAGCTGGAGCTGGCACTGCAGGATGGGCAGAGGTGTGTGCGGGCCCGGCTGAGCCTCCCTGAGGGCCTGTCCTGGGGCCCGTTCTGCGGGAACATCCAGACCGGAGCTTTATCCCCTGGGAGAGAAGAACCG GGCCCAGCTGTGACCCTGATGGTGGATGACAACTGCTGGCTAAGGATGCTACCCCAGGCCCTAACTGAAGAAGAAGCCAACTCGGAGATCTACAGGAAGG ATGGCGCCCTCTGGTGCAGGGTTACCAAAGTGGTACCTTCTGGTGGACTGCTCCACGTGCTCCTCGTGACAGAGCCCCATGATGCTCCCAAACACCCTGTGCAGGAACCAGCAGAAGAACCTGGAGGCTCGGCCCTGGTGCACACAGACATCCAGCTGCTGCCCCAGCAGGCTGGCATGGCATCCATCCTTGCTACCGCAGTCATCAACA AGGATGTCTTCCCCTGCAAAGACTGCGGGATCTGGTACCGTAGTGAGCGGAACCTGCAAGCCCACCTCCTCTACTACTGTGCCAGCCGCCAGCGTGCAGGCTCTCCTGTCTCAGCGACTGAAGAAAAACCCAAGGAGACCTACCCCAATGAGCGCGTCTGCCCCTTCCCCCAGTGCCGGAAGAGCTGCCCCAGCGCCAGCTCGCTGGAGATCCACATGCGCAGTCACAGTG GAGAGCGCCCCTTCGTGTGCCTCATCTGCCTGTCAGCCTTCACCACCAAGGCCAACTGTGAACGCCATCTCAAGGTGCACACGGACACGCTCAGTG GTGTCTGTCACAACTGTGGCTTCATATCCACCACAAGGGACATCCTCTACAGCCACCTGGTGACAAACCACATGGTGTGCCAGCCAGGCTCCAAGGGTGAGATCTACTCACCGGGGGCTGGACACCCGGCAGCCAAACTTCCTCCAG ACGGCCTGGCAGGCTTCCAACAGCCCTCGCTGATGCACAGCCCCCTGGTTCCCGCTGACAAGGCAACCACGCCATCCTCAGGACTGGACAGTAAGGCCTTGGCCGAAGTCACCAACGGAGAGACCAGAGTGCCCCCCCAAAATGGGGGCAGCAGCGAGTCCCCTGCAGCCCCCAGGACCATCAAGGTGGAGGCTGCCGAGGAGCCTGAAGCCGCCCGTGCCTCAGGTCCGGGAGAGCCAGGTCCCCAGGCTCCATCTCGGACACCTTCACCACACAGCCCCAATCCAGTCAGGGTGAAGACAGAACTGTCCAGCCCCACGCCTGGCTCTAGCCCGGGGCCGGGAGAGCTAACAGTGGCCGGGACGCTCTTCCTGCCACAATATGTGTTCGGTCCGGACGCGGGCACAGCCACCGTCCCTGCAGCGCCACAGGCCTCGGAGATCCTGGCCAAAATGTCCGAGTTGGTGCACAACCGGCTACAGCAAGGCGCCGGGAGCTCCGGTGCGGCGGGAACGCCAACGGGCGTCTTCCCGGGGACTAAGGGCGCCACGTGCTTTGAGTGCGAGATcacctttaacaacatcaacaacttCTATGTGCACAAGCGCCTGTACTGCTCCGGCCGCCGCGCGCCCGAGGACCCGCCCGCCGTGCGCAGACCCAAACCAGCCACGGGCCCGGCCCGCGCGCCCGCGGGTGCCGCTGCAGAGCCAGACCCGCCACGCACGTCGCCGGGGCCCGGGGCACGAGAGGAAGAGGCGAGTGGCGCGACCACTCCCGAGACTGAGGCCGCGGGCCGGGGCAGCGAGGGCAGCCAGAGCCCGGGCAGCTCGGTAGACGACGCGGAGGACGATCCCAGCCGCACGCTGTGCGAGGCCTGCAACATCCGGTTTAGCCGCCACGAAACCTACACGGTGCACAAGCGCTACTACTGCGCCTCGCGCCACGACCCGCCCCCGCGCCGCCCGCCCGCACCCACGCCGGCTCCGGGCCCCGCGGCTCCCGCGCTGACAGCGCCGCCCGTGCGCACGCGCCGGCGTCGCAAGCTGTACGAGCTGCCCGCAGCCGGCGCCCCGCCCCCAGCGGCAGGCCCCGCCCCCGTGCCGGTTGTTCCCTCCCCCACGGCGGAGCTGCCCTCCTCTCCGAGACCCGCGAGTGCCAGCGCCGGCCCCGCCCCCACGCTTTCGCCCGACCCGGTCCCCGACGGCCCCATAGACCTGAGCAAGCGGCCGCGGCGCCAGACCCCGGATGCCCCTACTGCTCTGCCCGCGCTGGCCGACTACCACGAGTGTACCGCGTGTCGCGTAAGCTTCCACAGCCTCGAAGCTTACCTGGCTCACAAGAAGTACTCGTGCCCCGCCGCGCCTTTGCGCACCGCCGCCCTCTGCCCCTACTGCCCGCCCAACGGGCGCGTTCGCGGCGACCTGGTCGAGCATTTGCGCCAGGCACACGGCCTGCAGGTGGCCAAGCCGGCGGCCGGCCCTGGCGCTGAGCCCCGCACACCTGCCGAGCGTGCTCCGCGCGACAGCCCCGACGGCCACGCACCACGCTCTCCCTCCCCTGCTCCCGAGAACACGCCTTCTGACCCGGCAGATCAAGGCGCTCGGACACCCAGCAAGGGTCCGCCCGCGCCTGCTCCTGCGCCGGCTGCTGGTGGCGGCCACCGCTACTGCCGCCTGTGCAACATCAGGTTCAGCAGCCTGTCCACCTTCATCGCACACAAGAAGTATTACTGCTCTTCTCACGCCGCCGAGCACGTAAAGTGA